The Trichosurus vulpecula isolate mTriVul1 chromosome 4, mTriVul1.pri, whole genome shotgun sequence genome contains a region encoding:
- the LOC118847429 gene encoding cytochrome b561 — MEATGGMVSTPKALPYFVALSQILGLTVVAMTGAWLGLYRGGLAWEGALQFNVHPLCMVIGMVFLQGDALLVYRVFRNEAKRTTKILHGLLHIFALIIALVGLVAVFEYHKKMNYSDLYSLHSWCGLLIFILYFMQWLMGFSFFLFPGASFSLRNQYRPQHIFFGATLFLLSVGTTLLGIKEALIFGLQNKYSMFHPEGILANILGLLLICFAVVVLYILTREGWSRPPRAEEQALSMDFKTLTEGDSPSSQ, encoded by the exons ATGGAGGCCACTGGAGGCATGGTGTCCACTCCCAAAGCCCTGCCCTACTTTGTGGCTCTGTCCCAGATTCTGGGCCTGACTGTGGTGGCTATGACCGGAGCATGGCTTGGCCTCTACCGTGGTGGCCTTGCCTGGGAGGGTGCTCTTCAGTTCAACGTGCATCCACTCTGCATGGTCATAGGCATGGTCTTCTTGCAGGGAGATG CACTGCTAGTTTACCGGGTCTTCAGGAATGAGGCCAAGCGCACCACAAAGATCCTGCATGGGCTGCTGCACATCTTCGCCCTTATCATCGCTTTGGTTG GACTAGTGGCTGTGTTTGAATATCACAAGAAAATGAACTACTCTGATTTGTATAGTCTGCATAGTTGGTGTGGGCTTCTCATCTTTATCCTATATTTCATGCAG TGGCTAATGGGCTTCAGCTTCTTCCTGTTCCCTGGAGCATCATTTTCTCTTCGAAACCAGTATCGCCCGCAGCATATCTTCTTTGGGGccaccctcttcctcctttctgtggGCACAACCCTGCTGGGTATCAAGGAGGCACTGATATTTGGGCTTCA GAACAAGTACAGCATGTTCCACCCCGAGGGCATCTTGGCCAACATATTGGGCCTGCTGCTGATCTGCTTTGCCGTAGTTGTGCTCTATATCCTGACTAGAGAGGGCTGGAGCCGGCCGCCCCGGGCTGAGGAGCAAGCACTCTCCATGGACTTCAAGACGCTGACAGAAGGGGACAGCCCCAGCTCTCAGTGA